Proteins from one Fragaria vesca subsp. vesca linkage group LG6, FraVesHawaii_1.0, whole genome shotgun sequence genomic window:
- the LOC101308308 gene encoding uncharacterized protein LOC101308308 has translation MLPSTQLKKGGAWRPQLMKDIMVMSKSRSRSQLKRQKWIIVLACVVSVFLITAYFYPSQGSSTCYLFSSPNCSGMFGKSPPTPTRELTDDETASEVVVKEILKTPPLQSKNPKIAFMFLTPGTLPFEELWENFFQGHEDKFSVYVHASKQKPIHVSRYFVDRDIHSEQVVWGKFSMVEAEKRLLANALLDPDNQHFVLLSDSCIPLHSFDYVYNYLMYTNVSFIDCFVDPGPHGTGRYSEHMMPEVEKHEFRKGSQWFTMKRQHAIVMMADSLYYTKFKLHCRPNMDGRNCYSDEHYLPTFFRMKDPAGLANWSVTFVDWSEGKWHPRAFRTQDVSYDLLRNITSIAESTHVTSDESRTLLSSPCMWNGMKRPCFLFARKFYPETLGKLIHLFSNYTKV, from the exons ATGTTGCCTTCAACCCAATTGAAAAAAGGTGGTGCATGGAGGCCACAATTGATGAAAGACATAATGGTCATGTCCAAGTCAAGGTCTCGCTCACAATTGAAAAGACAAAAATGGATCATTGTATTGGCTTGCGTCGTCTCCGTTTTTCTGATCACTGCTTATTTCTATCCCTCGCAAGGCTCTTCCACATGCTATCTCTTTTCTTCTCCTAATTGTAGTGGGATGTTTGGAAAGAGTCCACCTACTCCTACAAGGGAACTAACTGATGATGAGACTGCATCTGAAGTTGTAGTGAAGGAAATTCTCAAGACGCCTCCTCTTCAGTCTAAGAACCCAAAAATCGCTTTCATGTTTTTGACTCCAGGCACTTTACCTTTCGAGGAATTATGGGAAAATTTCTTTCAG GGCCACGAGGACAAATTCAGTGTCTATGTACATGCATCGAAGCAGAAACCAATACATGTGAGCCGCTATTTTGTTGATAGGGACATACATAGTGAACAG GTTGTTTGGGGGAAGTTTTCAATGGTTGAGGCAGAAAAGAGACTCTTAGCTAATGCGCTTTTAGACCCTGATAACCAACACTTTGTTCTGCTGTCTGACAG CTGTATACCACTGCATAGCTTTGATTATGTATATAACTATCTCATGTACACGAATGTCAGCTTTATAGATTG TTTTGTGGATCCTGGTCCGCATGGAACTGGACGGTATTCTGAGCATATGATGCCTGAAGTTGAAAAGCATGAATTTCGAAAGGGTTCACAG TGGTTCACTATGAAGAGGCAACATGCAATTGTCATGATGGCAGACAGTCTATACTATACCAAGTTCAAGCTTCACTGCAGG CCGAACATGGATGGGCGCAACTGCTATTCGGACGAGCATTACCTGCCAACCTTCTTTCGG ATGAAAGATCCTGCTGGTCTTGCAAATTGGTCGGTAACATTTGTTGATTGGTCTGAAGGAAAATGGCATCCAAGAGCATTTAGGACTCAGGATGTTAGTTATGATCTTCTTAGGAACATCACG TCCATTGCAGAGAGCACACATGTGACAAGTGATGAATCG AGAACACTATTGAGCAGTCCTTGCATGTGGAATGGGATGAAGCGGCCCTGTTTCTTATTTGCCAGAAAGTTCTATCCTGAAACTCTGGGGAAACTGATACACCTTTTCTCCAATTACACAAAAGTTTGA
- the LOC101295833 gene encoding uncharacterized protein LOC101295833: protein MAPKKRKADEEPEPAKSPVESTRMVTRGSEAAARRQTRSSTQGGDAKSVKPVPKKPAAARKKSKKKKEEAKSEQGEEAESDEEVDKVEDEEVNTKTIVIERCTQCNSFKTRADQVRASLESLPGITVKINPVKPRRGCFEIREEGGEKFISLLDMKRPFKPMKDLNMQEVIDNIIQKIQ, encoded by the exons ATGGCGCCGAAGAAACGCAAGGCTGACGAGGAACCCGAGCCGGCCAAGAGCCCCGTCGAGTCAACTCGGATGGTGACTCGTGGCTCGGAAGCCGCGGCTCGGCGGCAGACTCGGAGCTCCACTCAGGGAGGTGATGCTAAGAGTGTGAAACCGGTGCCTAAGAAACCGGCGGCGGCGAGGAAGAAGAGCAAGAAGAAGAAAGAGGAGGCCAAATCGGAGCAAGGCGAGGAGGCCGAGTCTGATGAAGAAGTCGACAAGGTTGAAGATGAGGAAGTGAACACCAAGACTATTGTGATTGAACGCTG CACGCAATGCAATTCATTTAAGACAAGGGCCGATCAGGTGAGAGCTAGTTTGGAGAGTCTGCCTGGCATCACTGTGAAAATTAACCCTGTTAAG CCAAGAAGGGGATGCTTTGAGATACGGGAAGAAGGTGGTGAGAAGTTCATCAGTCTTTTG GACATGAAGCGACCATTTAAACCAATGAAGGACCTGAACATGCAGGAAGTAATTGACAATATAATTCAGAAGATCCAGTGA
- the LOC101308600 gene encoding fasciclin-like arabinogalactan protein 14-like has translation MDRMRASSIIFLSFVLVASTSAIDILKLLEKESDFSTFRTALKDSKLADDINNHGSSITVLAVANGAASALSGLSPDEAKKLLATHVLLDYFDEAKLKGLAKKDKPSTVVTMLQTTGEAQHQQGMVNVGVLKSGEVAFGSAVHGGGLDSKYIKSVTAQPYNISVLQVSSLIEIPDLSPGAAPKAAPPAEDDSDEAAAPSPDDDGTAPSPDDEDPTLSSPPVSGDSPTEAPEAATEKTPEEKPAHGEHAPAPAPSAASRVEMTLGAGLVMALASLFA, from the coding sequence ATGGATAGGATGAGAGCCTCTTCCATCATCTTCCTCTCTTTCGTTTTGGTGGCCTCAACCTCGGCCATCGACATCCTGAAGCTCCTCGAGAAGGAGTCCGACTTCAGCACATTCAGAACTGCCCTCAAGGATTCCAAGCTCGCCGACGACATCAACAACCACGGCAGCAGCATCACCGTCCTCGCAGTTGCCAACGGTGCCGCCTCCGCCCTCTCCGGCTTGTCCCCCGATGAGGCCAAGAAGCTCTTGGCTACCCACGTGTTGCTCGACTACTTTGATGAGGCGAAACTGAAAGGATTAGCGAAGAAAGACAAGCCCTCAACTGTGGTCACGATGTTGCAAACCACCGGCGAGGCTCAGCACCAGCAGGGAATGGTGAATGTCGGCGTGCTTAAGAGTGGAGAGGTCGCTTTCGGTTCAGCTGTCCATGGAGGTGGCTTGGATTCCAAGTATATCAAGTCTGTCACTGCTCAGCCTTACAACATCTCTGTCCTTCAAGTCAGTTCTCTTATTGAGATTCCTGACCTAAGCCCTGGTGCTGCACCCAAGGCAGCTCCACCAGCTGAAGACGACAGCGATGAAGCCGCCGCTCCCTCACCTGATGATGACGGCACCGCTCCCTCACCTGATGATGAAGACCCAACACTCTCATCGCCACCAGTGTCCGGAGACTCACCAACAGAAGCACCAGAGGCAGCAACAGAGAAGACTCCAGAGGAGAAACCAGCTCATGGTGAGCATGCACCTGCTCCGGCTCCTTCGGCTGCTTCGCGCGTCGAGATGACTCTTGGTGCCGGGCTCGTGATGGCTTTGGCTTCACTTTTTGCTTAG
- the LOC101308896 gene encoding uncharacterized protein LOC101308896, which translates to METNKPKASVSFFLVMMLLSISSCSAFNITKLLEKEDDFSTFNQHLSDTKLADQINKRSTITVLAVDNSAIGGLGDDSVVKAIMSVHVILDYYDKEKLTKLAKNNKSATLTTLYQTSGLAKNEQGFVRIATDDDGITFGSASKGSQMNSKLVKSVTSQPYNISVLQVSSIIEVPNINADPSPEKAPAPKSRKAKPPSPASSDDSADSPSDDTADSPTDDPDMDDNAPSPAKHHTPPKPKDVDSDSPSSSPAPGPAAGDGAGKSDARANAAEMGVGVVALGYFDGYYPCPPRFVVSEEGSVTREISDAYKEWKMVDKALIGLLMASLDDDVMDIIGADSIEKYILRIKHAKDQLSSVGVTMVDEDIIVVTLNGLPEEYSMIKTVIRARDDSISFKDLRAQLLAAERDIEAQFSLSGTMTTMAARGSSSFKGSSRNGANNFSGDKGKRQGHIARICFNNPASPNYGPGNGDYRNSSGASLECQLCISPNEVWIGDTGATHQMTSDLRNLAIAHPYDSTNSITIGNGEGLSIKHIGSTEITPSSHTFQLNKFFIFQDKVSRAILHQGRSTSEGLFLFTTPQIRPSHTAFIGSAVKSILWYQRLGHPSVPSLVSPSQVDRGGDGVVGDVGASVSTGSSVESGSGDNDISGADVSGNENSCANVGSNENDNNEDSSSADQGEVETMNINMNGSTDVTSLFNGVDTNSEILPYELSFVNDPAQ; encoded by the exons ATGGAGACGAATAAACCTAAAGCCTCTGTCTCCTTCTTCCTTGTGATGATGTTGTTGTCAATAAGCTCTTGTTCGGCCTTCAACATCACCAAACTGCTCGAAAAGGAAGATGATTTCAGCACCTTCAACCAACACCTATCCGACACCAAACTCGCCGACCAGATCAACAAGCGCAGCACCATCACCGTCCTCGCCGTCGACAACAGTGCCATAGGCGGCCTAGGTGACGACAGCGTCGTCAAGGCCATCATGAGCGTCCACGTTATCCTCGACTACTACGACAAGGAGAAGCTAACCAAGCTGGCCAAAAACAACAAGAGCGCAACCCTAACGACGCTGTACCAGACCTCAGGCTTGGCTAAGAACGAGCAAGGCTTCGTCCGGATCGCTACCGACGACGACGGCATTACTTTCGGGTCCGCAAGCAAGGGTTCTCAAATGAACTCCAAGCTGGTGAAATCGGTGACATCTCAGCCCTACAACATTTCCGTGCTTCAGGTCAGTTCCATCATAGAGGTTCCCAACATTAATGCTGATCCTTCCCCCGAGAAGGCTCCGGCACCAAAGAGCCGGAAGGCTAAGCCTCCCAGTCCGGCATCCTCCGACGACTCTGCCGACAGTCCTTCCGACGACACTGCCGATAGTCCCACGGACGACCCGGACATGGATGATAATGCTCCGAGTCCGGCCAAGCATCATACACCACCCAAACCTAAGGATGTTGATTCGGATTCGCCATCGTCGAGTCCTGCGCCCGGGCCTGCGGCCGGGGACGGGGCTGGTAAGAGTGATGCACGCGCCAACGCTGCGGAGATGGGTGTTGGGGTTGTTGCGCTAGG CTATTTTGATGGCTATTATCCATGTCCTCCTCGATTTGTGGTATCTGAGGAAGGTTCAGTGACAAGGGAGATTAGTGATGCTTATAAGGAGTGGAAAATGGTAGATAAGGCACTGATAGGCCTCTTAATGGCAAGTCTTGATGATGATGTTATGGATATCATT GGTGCAGATTCTATTGAGAAGTATATTCTGCGCATTAAGCATGCTAAAGATCAACTTAGTTCAGTTGGTGTCACAATGGTTGATGAAGATATTATTGTTGTGACTCTCAATGGTTTGCCTGAGGAATACTCCATGATAAAGACTGTTATAAGAGCAAGAGATGATTCAATTTCTTTTAAAGACCTCAGAGCACAACTACTAGCAGCAGAAAGAGACATTGAAGCTCAATTCTCCTTGAGTGGTACTATGACAACAATGGCAGCAAGAGGTTCTTCCAGTTTCAAAGGAAGTAGCCGTAATGGAGCTAATAACTTCAGTGGTGACAAAGGAAAAAG GCAAGGCCATATTGCTCGGATTTGCTTCAACAATCCAGCTTCTCCAAATTACGGACCTGGAAATGGTGATTATAGAAATAGCAGTGGAGCTTCTCTTGAATGTCAACTTT GTATTTCTCCTAATGAAGTTTGGATTGGTGACACAGGAGCAACTCACCAAATGACATCTGATCTCAGAAATCTTGCTATAGCTCATCCTTATGATTCCACCAATTCAATCACTATTGGTAATGGTGAAGGTTTGAGTATCAAACATATTGGTTCTACTGAAATTACTCCTTCTTCTCATACTTTTCAGTTGAATAAGTTCTTCATATTCCAA GACAAAGTGTCAAGGGCAATCCTGCATCAAGGAAGGAGCACATCTGAAGGGTTGTTTCTGTTTACTACTCCTCAAATAAGGCCTTCTCATACTGCTTTCATTGGATCTGCTGTGAAATCTATCTTGTGGTATCAAAGGCTAGGTCATCCATCTGTT CCTTCCTTGGTTTCTCCTAGTCAGGTTGATAGAGGAGGAGATGGTGTTGTTGGTGATGTTGGTGCTTCTGTTAGTACTGGTAGCTCTGTTGAGTCTGGTAGTGGTGATAATGATATTTCTGGTGCTGATGTGAGTGGTAATGAAAATTCTTGTGCTAATGTTGGTAGTAATGAGAATGATAATAATGAAGATTCAAGTTCTGCAGATCAAGGTGAAGTTGAAACTATGAATATAAATATGAATGGGAGCACTGATGTTACTAGTCTGTTCAATGGTGTTGATACAAATAGTGAAATTCTTCCTTATGAATTATCTTTTGTGAATGATCCAGCTCAATGA
- the LOC101309182 gene encoding fasciclin-like arabinogalactan protein 14-like, with amino-acid sequence MEGNKTKASMFFVLLSMLSIRSCSAFNITKLLNKESDFSTFNKYLSATKLADEINKQSTITVLALNNDAMGGISSDNSFPLKSVMSVHIILDYFDKEKLAKLAKNNSSTKLTTLFQSSGEAKDQQGFVRVEVVDGEIFFGSASKGAQMNSKLVRSVTAQPYNISVLEVSSIIRVPNINASPAPEKAPAPKKGKSPSLKDEAESPSEDTAESPAGDEKDEAPSPSKATDSTPPKPGYEDDVITADSPSSTPTAWDYSDARATDAEMGFRVVTMGLASVLVAFF; translated from the coding sequence ATGGAGGGCAACAAAACTAAAGCCTCGATGTTCTTCGTCCTCCTCTCCATGTTGTCCATCAGGTCTTGTTCAGCTTTCAATATCACAAAGCTACTCAACAAAGAATCCGATTTCAGCACCTTTAACAAGTACCTCTCCGCAACCAAACTCGCCGACGAGATCAACAAGCAAAGCACGATTACGGTCCTCGCCCTGAACAACGACGCCATGGGCGGTATCTCTAGCGACAACAGCTTCCCCCTCAAGTCTGTCATGAGCGTCCACATTATACTTGACTACTTCGATAAGGAGAAGTTGGCCAAGCTGGCCAAGAACAATAGTAGCACCAAGCTGACGACTCTGTTCCAGAGTTCGGGCGAGGCTAAGGACCAACAGGGCTTCGTTCGGGTCGAAGTCGTTGACGGTGAGATTTTTTTCGGGTCAGCATCCAAGGGTGCACAAATGAACTCCAAGCTGGTTAGGTCGGTGACAGCTCAGCCCTACAACATTTCCGTGCTTGAGGTTAGCTCCATCATTAGGGTTCCCAACATCAATGCTTCTCCGGCGCCTGAGAAAGCTCCGGCGCCGAAGAAAGGCAAGTCTCCGAGTCTGAAAGACGAGGCCGAGAGTCCTTCCGAAGACACCGCTGAAAGTCCCGCCGGTGATGAGAAGGATGAGGCTCCCAGTCCGTCCAAAGCAACAGATTCGACGCCGCCCAAGCCGGGTTATGAGGATGATGTGATAACGGCAGATTCGCCTTCGTCGACTCCCACAGCTTGGGACTATAGTGATGCACGCGCCACCGATGCTGAGATGGGATTTCGGGTTGTTACTATGGGGCTTGCTTCAGTATTGGTTGCTTTCTTCTGA
- the LOC101296123 gene encoding flowering-promoting factor 1-like, translated as MSGVWVFKQNGVMRLVDDSSSSRKKALVHLPTGQVVNSYSALERILTGLGWERYYGGDPDLYQFHKHSSIDLISLPRDFNKFNSVYMYDIVVKNPNLFHVRDT; from the coding sequence ATGTCTGGAGTTTGGGTGTTCAAGCAGAACGGTGTGATGCGCCTGGTGGATGATTCGTCTTCGTCCCGGAAGAAGGCGCTGGTGCACTTGCCCACCGGCCAGGTGGTGAACTCCTATTCGGCGCTGGAGCGAATCCTCACCGGGCTAGGGTGGGAGAGGTACTACGGCGGCGACCCCGACCTGTACCAATTCCACAAGCACTCTTCCATTGACCTAATCTCTCTCCCCAGAGATTTCAACAAGTTCAACTCCGTTTACATGTACGATATCGTCGTAAAAAACCCCAATCTCTTCCACGTCAGAGACACCTGA
- the LOC101309472 gene encoding endoribonuclease Dicer homolog 3a-like, whose amino-acid sequence MHLPGEEGHNPLKRSLSDMTDGHGAAADQEGPKRFSPRRYQTQVYEVARRRNTIAVMETGTGKTMIAVMLIDEIGQAIKSSGDNKLIIFLAPTVHLVHQQFGVIKEHTSFEVEEYYGAKGVDAWDKEHWEKEFKNHDILVMTPQILLDALRKAFLTMEAVCLLIMDECHRATGNHPYTKIMKEFYHRSSMKPKVFGMTASPVIRKGVSSPMDCEDQISELESILDSQIYTVEDKTEMEVYAPTAKETRRFYNPTWFSSLDLKEKIKASWSKNDALFLTLQESIQSNFKDLEDKVKTLRRRLSNDYEKILYCLDNLGLICAYEAVKVCLENAPTSEECEVYRESSIRCRYFLEEVKLYISHSMPFLYSGVEIFLDVGFDYLKAVDLGYISPKLNELVQLFHSFGISRDLLCLIFVDRIITAKVIERFMRKVTSLSHFKISYLTGSTTSVDALTPKIQKETLKLFSSGEVNLLFSTDVVEEGIHVPNCSCVIRFDLPKTVRSYVQSRGRARQDNSQFIIMLERGNEQQRDQLYEIIKSEGLMTNTALNRDPEEIVLKPCTLDEISEYIVDATGASVTADSSVRLIHKYCDTLPRDKYFIPRPAFQFSYLGDSYECKITLPPNAAFQTLVGPACKNSALSKQVVCLEACKKLHQLGALNDHLLPSTDKPLEKDIITESKGPASGAGTTKRKELHGTTSIRALSGTWAEKLDGAVFYAYKFDFSCDIVTELYSGLILLIETELAKDVGNIGLELYLVSKKVKASVSSCGQVRLDREQMAKAKLFQEFFFNGLFGKLFHRINPAEKQREFLLKKETRKLWRQSYMYLVLPLETFNDSNNDSWKINWGGINSCVSVVEFLKQNALLGAQHCNGDARRSLQNRTGPSGTGCNGSQIFHFADSSVDENSFKDMVVVAIHTGKIYSVFEVLSDTSAESPFDTSEYNNYAEYFNKKYGILLMYPGQPLLRLKQNHNPHNLLVNFNGEGGSGMTSESGLVNGKERMYAHMPPELLACTGVRREVLKSFYLIPSLIHRLESLMLASQLREEISSHPSSLQISSSLILEALTSLRCSEDFSMERLELLGDSVLKYTVGCHLFLKYPEKHDGQLSSLRQSVICNANLHRLGIDRNLQGYVRDGAFDPRRWVGPGQLSIRPVPCECGVDTLEVPVDCKFQTRDPGIVVGKCCDMGHRWMGSKTISDCVEALIGAYYVVGGLSAAVHFMKWLKIDLELEPSLVSEAIATASLHSCNPMVDDIGILESKLRYVFSTKGLLQEAITHASEQDSKLGYSYERLEYLGDCVLDLLITRYLYQSHKDIDPGELTDLRAASVNNENFAQAAVRHNLQQHLQHCSGLLQSQITEYAKSLSEHDIGSKLQVPKGPKALGDMLESIAGAILIDTKLNLDEVWRVYKPLLSPIVTPDKLELPPLRELIELCGSLGYFHKEQIVKKDETVHAELSVQLKDVLLIGKGIDRSKKTAKGEAAHHLLKELEKRGIAHSGSARKRKLGAEQVDDTSPTKQKKTEMHLPVDTTELSSPATVRKISSLKNDIPVIKPINMKKGGPRVSLFELCKQQQWQMPTFKPTEKDFSFTSTITLYIPNLGNIECTGDPRSDKKSSLDSAALLMLYDLERQGRIIIGGC is encoded by the exons ATGCATTTGCCAGGGGAAGAAGGCCACAATCCCCTGAAACGCAGCTTGTCTGACATGACTGATGGTCATGGTGCTGCTGCCGATCAAGAAGGTCCAAAGCGCTTCAGTCCCAGAAG GTATCAGACACAAGTGTATGAGGTTGCTAGGAGGAGGAACACAATAGCTGTGATGGAGACTGGTACTGGGAAGACAATGATAGCTGTGATGCTCATTGATGAAATTGGTCAAGCTATCAAGTCATCTGGTGACAACAAATTGATCATCTTCTTGGCCCCAACTGTTCATCTTGTTCATCAG CAATTTGGGGTTATCAAAGAACACACCAGTTTTGAAGTGGAGGAGTATTATGGAGCCAAGGGAGTTGATGCATGGGATAAGGAGCATTGGGAAAAGGAATTTAAAAACCATGAT ATACTGGTTATGACACCCCAGATTCTTTTGGATGCCTTAAGAAAGGCATTCTTGACCATGGAAGCAGTATGCTTGTTGATCATGGATGAGTGCCACCGGGCTACCGGAAATCATCCTTATACGAAGATCATGAAG GAATTTTATCACAGGTCTAGTATGAAGCCAAAAGTTTTTGGAATGACGGCTTCACCTGTAATTCGGAAAG GTGTCTCATCCCCAATGGACTGTGAAGATCAAATATCAGAACTTGAAAGCATTTTGGATTCCCAG ATATATACTGTTGAGGATAAAACAGAGATGGAAGTGTATGCCCCTACTGCGAAAGAAACTCGTAGATTTTATAACCCAACATGGTTTTCAAGTTTGGATTTGAAAGAAAAGATCAAGGCTTCTTGGTCGAAG AATGATGCTTTGTTTTTAACACTGCAAGAATCAATACAAAGCAATTTTAAAGATTTGGAGGACAAAGTTAAGACTCTGCGGAGACGATTGTCTAATGACTATGAAAAGATCCTATATTGCCTGGACAACCTTGGTCTTATATGTGCTTATGAG GCCGTGAAGGTCTGTCTAGAGAACGCTCCTACTAGCGAAGAGTGTGAAGTTTATAGAGAAAGTTCTATACGGTGCAGATATTTTCTCGAGGAAGTT AAGTTATATATCAGTCACAGTATGCCCTTCTTATATTCAGGTGTTGAAATTTTTTTGGATGTTGGGTTTGACTATTTGAAGGCAGTAGATTTGGGCTACATATCTCCAAAGTTAAATGAACTTGTTCAGCTTTTCCATTCATTTGG AATATCTAGGGATCTACTGTGCCTCATCTTTGTGGATAGAATTATCACAGCTAAAGTGATTGAAAGGTTCATGAGAAAAGTTACCTCCTTGTCTCATTTCAAGATTTCATATTTGACTGGGAGCACTACCTCAGTTGATGCTCTGACACCGAAAATACAAAAGGAGACATTGAAGTTATTCAGCTCTGGGGAG GTCAATTTATTATTTTCTACGGATGTAGTTGAGGAGGGAATTCATGTTCCAAACTGCTCCTGTGTGATACGTTTTGATTTGCCAAAGACAGTGCGTAGTTATGTACAGTCTAGAGGACGGGCTCGTCAAGATAACTCTCAATTCATTATAATGCTAGAGAG AGGAAATGAGCAACAGAGGGATCAACTATATGAGATTATCAAGAGCGAAGGTTTGATGACAAATACAGCTCTAAATAGAGATCCTGAAGAAATTGTTTTGAAACCATGTACACTTGATGAAATAAGTGAATATATTGTGGATGCCACTGGAGCATCGGTTACAGCAGATTCCAGTGTCCGTCTCATACATAAGTATTGTGACACACTCCCCAGAGACAA GTACTTTATTCCAAGGCCAGCTTTTCAATTTTCATATCTCGGAGATTCTTATGAATGTAAGATTACATTGCCTCCAAATGCGGCTTTCCAAACCTTGGTTGGTCCTGCATGCAAAAACTCTGCTTTATCAAAGCAGGTTGTATGCCTAGAAGCTTGTAAAAAGCTGCATCAATTGGGTGCCTTGAATGATCATCTTCTCCCATCCACTGATAAGCCTTTGGAGAAAGATATAATTACAGAGAGCAAAGGGCCAGCGTCTGGTGCGG GAACAACCAAAAGAAAGGAGCTACATGGGACAACTAGCATTCGCGCTCTGTCGGGAACATGGGCAGAAAAACTTGATGGTGCTGTTTTTTATGCCTATAAATTTGACTTCTCCTGTGATATTGTCACCGAGCTATATTCCGGATTAATTCTTCTGATTGAGACGGAGCTTGCTAAGGATGTGGGGAATATTGGATTGGAGCTTTACTTGGTTTCAAAGAAAGTTAAAGCTTCTGTTTCTTCCTGTGGGCAAGTTCGTTTGGATAGAGAGCAG ATGGCAAAAGCAAAGCTCTTTCAGGAATTTTTCTTTAATGGATTGTTTGGGAAATTGTTTCATCGAATCAACCCAGCTGAAAAGCAGAGAGAATTTTTACTTAAGAAAGAAACAAGAAAGCTGTGGAGGCAATCATACATGTATTTGGTTCTTCCACTTGAAACATTTAATGATTCAAATAATGATTCTTGGAAAATAAATTGGGGAGGGATCAATTCTTGTGTTTCTGTGGTAGAGTTCTTGAAGCAAAATGCATTATTGGGGGCTCAGCATTGTAATGGTGATGCAAGGAGATCATTGCAAAACAGAACTGGCCCATCTGGGACTGGATGCAATGGTTCACAGATATTCCACTTTGCTGATTCTTCTGTTGATGAAAACAGTTTCAAAGATATGGTGGTAGTGGCCATCCACACTGGAAAAATATATTCTGTTTTTGAGGTTTTGAGTGACACATCTGCTGAGAGCCCTTTTGACACATCAGAGTACAATAACTACGCTGAGTACTTCAACAAAAA ATATGGGATCCTGCTCATGTATCCAGGTCAGCCTCTTTTGCGGCTGAAGCAAAATCATAATCCACACAATCTTCTTGTGAACTTCAATGGCGAAG GTGGTAGTGGTATGACATCAGAATCTGGCCTTGTTAATGGAAAGGAACGTATGTACGCCCATATGCCTCCTGAGCTTCTAGCCTGTACTGGTGTGAGAAGAGAGGTTTTGAAGTCATTTTATCTAATACCATCATTGATTCATCGATTGGAATCCTTGATGTTAGCTAGCCAACTCAGAGAAGAGATTAGTAGTCATCCTAGCAGCTTACAGATATCAAGCTCGTTG ATTCTAGAAGCACTCACATCACTTAGATGCAGTGAAGATTTTTCCATGGAGCGTTTGGAACTGCTTGGTGATTCAGTCCTAAAGTATACTGTAGGCTGCCACCTCTTCCTAAAATATCCCGAAAAACATGATGGACAATTATCGTCTCTGCGCCAGTCAGTAATTTGTAACGCAAACCTGCATAGATTGGGAATAGATCGAAACTTACAG GGATATGTACGTGACGGAGCTTTTGATCCGCGCCGTTGGGTTGGTCCAGGACAGCTCTCTATACGACCTGTTCCTTGTGAGTGCGGAGTGGATACCTTAGAAGTTCCAGTAGATTGCAAGTTTCAAACTAGAGACCCCGGAATTGTGGTTGGAAAGTGCTGTGACATGGGACATAGATGGATGGGTTCCAAAACAATCTCTGATTGTGTTGAAGCCCTTATAGGAGCTTACTATGTAGTTGGTGGTTTATCTGCTGCTGTTCATTTTATGAAGTGGCTCAAAATTGATTTAGAGCTTGAGCCATCCTTGGTTTCTGAAGCAATTGCTACTGCATCACTTCATTCCTGCAATCCAATGGTGGATGACATTGGAATCCTTGAGTCAAAGCTTCGTTATGTATTTTCTACCAAGGGTCTCTTACAGGAAGCCATAACACATGCATCTGAGCAAGATTCAAAACTTGGCTATTCTTACGAG AGACTAGAATATCTTGGTGATTGTGTGTTGGACCTACTTATCACACGGTATCTCTATCAGAGCCACAAAGATATCGATCCAGGAGAGTTAACTGATTTGCGTGCTGCTTCAGTTAACAATGAAAACTTTGCTCAAGCTGCTGTAAGACACAACCTTCAACAGCATCTACAACATTGCTCTGGGTTACTTCAGAGTCAAATAACAGAATATGCAAAGTCCCTCTCTGAACATGACATTGGTAGCAAACTTCAAGTCCCAAAAGGCCCTAAG GCTCTTGGAGACATGTTGGAAAGTATTGCAGGGGCAATACTAATTGATACGAAGCTCAACCTTGACGAAGTGTGGAGAGTATACAAACCACTGTTATCTCCAATTGTGACTCCTGATAAACTTGAGCTGCCTCCCTTGCGTGAACTGATTGAATTATGTGGCTCACTTGGGTACTTCCATAAAGAACAAATTGTAAAGAAGGATGAAACAGTTCACGCAGAGCTTAGTGTACAGCTGAAAGATGTCCTGTTGATTGGAAAGGGTATCGATCGAAGTAAAAAGACCGCAAAAGGAGAAGCAGCTCATCATTTATTGAAGGAGCTTGAG AAAAGAGGTATTGCACACTCTGGGTCTGCCAGAAAGAGAAAACTGGGTGCTGAACAAGTTGATGATACATCTCCAACAAAGCAAAAGAAAACTGAGATGCATCTGCCTGTGGATACAACTGAACTTTCTTCACCAGCCACTGTCAGAAAAATAAGTAGTCTGAAAAATGACATCCCAG TTATAAAACCAATCAACATGAAGAAAGGAGGACCTCGGGTCTCTCTTTTTGAGCTGTGCAAACAACAACAGTGGCAAATGCCTACCTTCAAACCAACAGAAAAGGATTTCAG TTTCACATCAACAATAACGTTGTACATACCCAATTTGGGCAACATTGAATGCACAGGAGATCCTAGGTCAGACAAGAAGAGTTCACTAGACTCTGCAGCACTTCTCATGCTTTATGATCTCGAACGGCAGGGTAGAATTATCATCGGTGGATGCTGA